In Serinicoccus marinus DSM 15273, the genomic stretch GGGTCAGCCCCGGGTGCCCCTCGAAGACGATGCCGAACATGTCCCAGGTCTCGCGCTCGTGCCAGTCGTTGGCCGGGTAGATGCCCACGATCGACGGGATCCGCGGGTCGTCGTCCGGGCAGGTGACCTCGATGCGCACCCGGCGCACACCGTGGGTGATCGACTGGAAGTGGTAGACCGCGTGCAGCTCCGCGCCGGTCTGCTCGGGCCAGTGCACCCCGGAAACCCCGGTGCAGATCTCGAAGCGCAGCCGCGGGTCGTCACGCAGCGGGCGGACGAGCGCCTGCAGGTGGTCACGGTGCACGTGCAGCGTCAGCTCGCCGCGGTCGACGACCACGCGCTCCAGCCCGGCGGCGACAGCCTGCGGGGCGGCCGCCTGCAGGGCGTCCACGACCTCGTCGAAGTAGGAGCCGTAGGGCCGCTCCGCGGCGCCGGGGAAGAGCACGGGCGCGTCCAGCCCGCCGTAGCCCGAGGTGTCGCTGCCCATGGACCCGCCGAACATCCCCTGCTTGCGGGCCATCGTGACCGGCTCGCCGGCGCTCTGCGCCGCCGGCACCGAGCCGCCCGCGGTCTCCTGGGCGGTCCCGGTGTCGACCTTCTGGCCCTCGGTCCGCGAGGGGGCGTGCTCCTCGTCGAGGGTGGTCTCCTGCGTCGCCGGCTCGCGGTTCGGGGTCTCCGGGCCGGTCTCGACCTTGTCGCCGGCGCTGTCGTCACGCGTGGTGTCGTCCGCGCTCACGCGAGCAGCCCCTTCATCTCGGAGGTCGGCATCGCCTTCATGGCAGCCGCCTCGGCCGCGCGGGCCGCGGCCTCGCGGTTGACGGAGAACTTGAACTCACGGATCTGCTTCTGCAGCTCCAGGATGGCGTTGAGCAGCATCTCGGGCCGGGGCGGACACCCGGGGAGGTAGACGTCGACCGGCACGATGTGGTCCACGCCCTGCACGATCGCGTAGTTGTTGAACATGCCGCCCGAGCTGGCGCAGACGCCCATCGAGATGACCCACTTGGGGTTGGGCATCTGGTCGTAGACCTGGCGCACGACCGGCGCCATCTTCTGCGACACGCGCCCGGCGACGATCATGAGGTCAGCCTGGCGCGGGGTCGCCGCGAAGCGCTCCATCCCGAACCGGGCGATGTCGTAGTCCGGGGTGCCGACGGCCATCATCTCGATGGCGCAGCAGGCCAGCCCGAAGGTGGCCGGCCACACGGAGTACTGCCGCAGCTGGCCGGCCAGTCCTTCGACCGTCGACAGCATGATCCCACCGGGGATCTTGTCCTCGAGACCCATCGTCAGCTCACCACACTCTCAGAGTTGTGCACGTTCAGTCCCATTCCAGCCCGCCCCTGCTCCACTCGTAGACGAAGGGCACCGAGACGACGACGAGGAAGAGCAGCATCGCCAGCACGGAGAACAACCCGACCTGGTCGAAGGCCACGGCGAAGGGGTAGAGGAAGAGCACCTCGACGTCGAAGACGATGAAGAGCATCGCCGTGAGGTAGTACTTGACCGGCACGCGCCCGCCCTCGTGCGCCTGCGGCGTGGGCTGGATCCCGCACTCGTAGGCCTCGGCCTTGGCGCGGTTGTAGGTCACCCGGCCCAGCAGCCCCCCGCCGAAGACCGACCCGAAGGCGAAGAGCAGGCCGAAGAAGAGGAAGAAGATGATGGGCAGATAGGGGTGGTAGTCCATGTCTTGCCTCAGCACTCCTTTCGGGACAGGCCCAGCGCTGGGCTCACCGGGGTCGCGCGCATACTTATCCTAAGGTCAACACAGCGTCTCATGCCGCCGGAGTCATCCTGCTCAGGGCGTTGATGACGCGGTCGTCGAGCCCGCCGCCGCGCTCCTGCGGCAGGTTGGCCATGATCTTGAGCAGCAGCCGCATGAGCGAACGGCGCGGCAGGCCGTACTTCACCGCGAGCCGCATGATCTCGGGCTTGCCGATGAGCGTGGCGAAGCCGCGGCCGAGGGTGTAGTAGCCGCCGAGGGCGTCCTTCATGGCCGCGGTGTAGCTGTGGAGCACGGCCTCCCGCTCCCCCGGCGTGGCCCGGGCCAGCGCCGCGCTGATGACCTCGGCGGCGTGCCGTCCGGCCTCCATCGCCTCGGCGATCCCCTCGCCGTTGAACGGGTTGACCATGCCGCCGGCGTCACCGACGAGCAGCAGCCCCCGGTCGTAGAGCGGCTGCCGGTTGAAGCACATCGGCAGCGCGGCACCCCGGATCGGGGCCTGGCGGGTCTCCTCGGAGAAACCCCAGCCCTCGGGCATCGTCTCCACCCACCGCCGCATGACGTCGCGGTAGTCGAAGGTGCCGAAGGCCTCCGAGGTGTCGAGGATCCCGAGGCCGACGTTGGCGGTGCCGTCGCCCAGCGGGAAGATCCAGCCGTAGCCGGGCATGAGCTCGTCCCGCTCCCCGCGTGCGTCCTTCGTCCACAGCTCCAGCCAGGACTCGAGGTAGGCGTCGTCGTGCCGCGGGGTCTCGTAGTAGGCCCGCACCGCGACCCCCATCGGCCGGTCGTCGCGCTTGGGACGGTCCATCCCGAGCGAGAGCCGGCTGGAGTTGCCGTCGGCGGCCACGACGACCTGGGCCCGGAACTCACGGCGCTCCCCCGTGGCCCGCCCGTCCGGACCCATGACCTTGGCCTGCACGCCGCAGATGTGACCGCGCCCGTCGAGGACCGGCGTCTGGACGTTGATGCCCTCGAGGAGCCGCGCCCCGCGCGCCGCGGCGTGGCGGGCCAGGGTCTCGTCCAGGTCCTGCCGGGTCCGCACCAGCCCGAAGGGCGGGAAGGTCGCGTTGCCAGGCCAGTCGAGCTCCAGGCGCATCCCGCCGCCGATGATCCGCAGACCCCGGGTGCGGTGCCAGCCGTCGGCCTCGTCGATGGGGACGCCGAGGTGGATCAGCTCGCGGACGGCGCGCGGGGTGAGCCCGTCGCCGCAGATCTTGTCGCGCGGGAAGGTGGACTTCTCCAGCAGCAGAACGTCGAGGCCGTGGGACGCGAGGTAGGCGGCGGTGCTCGAGCCTCCCGGCCCGGCGCCGACGACGATGACGTCGGCTGTCTCGACCTGCTCACTCACTGTTGGCGCCTCGCTTGTGACAACGTTCACGAACTCTGCGAAGTCTAGGCTCCTGCCGGCCGCCGGATCGGCGCAGGGACGCCTCAGACCAAATACGTCAGGACGACGCGGGCTAATGGGCGATCAGTCGACGGGGGCGACCGCGTGGTGCAGCGCGACGACACCGGCGCTGAGGTTGCGCCACCGCACCTGCTCCCACCCGGCCGCGCGGACCTGCTGCGCCAGCGCGCGCTGGTCGGGCCAGGCGCGGATCGACTCGGCGAGGTAGACGTAGCTCTCCGGGTTGGAGCTGACGCGGCGGGCCACGCGGGGCAGGGCCCGCATGAGGTAGTTGCGGTAGACCGTGGCGAAGACCGGCAGGACCGGGCGGCTGAACTCGCACACCACCAACCGGCCACCGGGGCGCACCACGCGGCGGAACTCGCGCAGCGCAGCGTCGACGTCCGCGACGTTGCGCAGCCCGAAGCTCATCGTCACCACGTCAAAGGAGTCGTCGGCGAAGGGCAGCCGCATCGCGTCCGCCGCGGTGAACGGCAGGTCGGGCCGCCGGCGGTAGCCCTCGGTGAGCATGCCCAGGGAGAAGTCCGCGGGGACCACCTGGACACCGCGGTCGGCATACGGCTCGCTGGAGGTGCCGGTGCCCGCGGCGATGTCCAGCACGCGCTCGCCCGGGGCCGCGCCGACCGCGCGCACCACGGCACGCCGCCACAGGTGGTCCATGCCTCCGCTGAGCACGGTGTTGGTGAGGTCGTAGCGCCGCGCCACGCCGTCGAACATCCGGGCCACCTCGTGCGGCTGCTTGTCGAGGTCGGCGCGTGTCGGGCTCATGCGGGCCATCCTCCCATCACGTCCTACAGTGGTCGGCTGTGGCTGTGACCCGCACCCTGCCCCGCCTGCGCGCCCGCACCCTCGCGGTCGACGCCCCGGGCGACCTGCTGACCCGCGTGCCCGACGAGGTCGACCCGCGCGACGTCGTGGCCTGGCTGCGCGAGGGCGACGGCCTGGTCGGGTGGGGCCGGGTGGCCGGGGTGAGCGCCACCGGGCCGGACCGGTTCCGCGAGGCCGAGACGTGGTGGACGCAGGTGCGCGCCGCGGCCGTGGTCGAGGACGAGGTCCGGCTGCCCGGCACCGGTCTCGTGACCTTCGGCTCCTTCACCTTCGCCGCCGACTCCCGGGACGAGAGCAGCCTCACGATCCCCCGGGTCGTCATCGGGCGCCGGGACGGCCTGGCCTGGGTCACCCAGGTGGTCGCCGAGGACGAACCGTGGCCGGTCGAGCACCCCGCGGAGCTGCTGGGGCGCGTCAATGAGGACATCGAGGTGGCCGACCCGCTGGTCGAGTCCGACGGCTCCGTGGGCGCCGAGGACTGGCCGGGCGTCGTGGCGGCCGCGGTGCGCCGGATCGACCAGGGTGAGGTCGACAAGGTGGTGCTGGCCCGGGACGTGACGGTGCGGCACCGCGAGGGTCGGGTGGTGCGGGTCGCCCCGGTGCTCGAGCGGCTGGAGAAGCGGTATGCCGCCACCTGGACTTTCGCCGTCTCGGGGCTGGTGGGGGCCACCCCGGAGATGCTGGTCCGGCTGCAGGGCGGCAAGGTCCGCTCGCGGGTCCTGGCCGGCACGATCCGACGGCCGAACGGCATCCCCGCTCCCGACACCGACGTGCCCGGCACCGGCGACCCCGCGCACCCGGTCGACCCTCGGCTGCGGCTCGTCAGCAGCACCAAGGACCTGGACGAGCACGACTACGCCGTGCGGTCGGTGGCCGAGGCCCTGGCGCCCCACTGCAGCGACCTCGTCGTCCCGGAGGCGCCCTACGTGCTGGAGCTGCCGGACGTCTACCACCTCGCCAGCGACCTCATCGGCACCATGCACAGCGAGGCCACCTCGCTGCGGCTGGCCGCGGCGCTGCACCCCTCGGCGGCGGTCTGCGGCACCCCCACCGAGGCGGCGGCGCGGGTGATCGGCGAGCTGGAGGGCATGGACCGCGGCCGGTATGCCGGCCCGGTCGGCTGGATGGACGGCTCCGGCGACGGCGACTGGGGCATCGCGCTGCGCTGCGGCGAGCTGGCCGACGACCGGCACTCGATGCGCATCTTCGCCGGCGGCGGGATCGTCGCGGCCTCCGACCCGGCCGCCGAGCTGGCCGAGACCGAGGTCAAGCTCACCGCGATGCGGCACGCCCTGGGCCTCACCGACGCCTGAGCGGCACCACCGGGGCCGGGATCCAGTAGCGGCGTTTGGGCATGCCGCCGCCGGGCGGGGTGCGCAGGTCCGCGAGGACCCCGCCGCAGCGCTCGATGGCTCGCGCGGAGCCGACGTTGTCGTCGTCGCAGGTCACCAGCACGTCCCCCACGCCGAGGCCGCGCAGCCGCTCGACCGACTGGCGCAGGATCTCGGTGGCGTGGCCGCGGCGGCGGAAGGGCGGGGCGACGGCATACCCCACGTGGCCGCCGACCTCGCGCAGGAAGGGCGTGACCTCGTGCCGGATCGACACCCGACCCACCGGTGTACCCTCGGCCTCGGCCACGAGGAAGTCCGCGCGCACCCGGCCCGGGGGCAGGTCGGACCCGTCGGCCTCGCGCCGCACCTGCGCCAGGATCTCCTCCCAGCTCCCCTGGGCGAGCAGCAGGTCGAAGCCCTCGACGGCGAGCTGCTCGTGCATGCGGCGCAGCGCGGTCTCGTCGGCCGCGGTAGGCGGGCGCAGGGTGAGCATCAGCCCAGGGTGGCGGGCGCGCGCCCGGGGCGGCCAGCCGTTTTCTCCCGCATCACCGGGGACAGCACGAGGAGCAGCCCGAGGAAGCCCACGACGAGGAAGAGCGCGCGGTCCAGGCCGATGGCCTCGGCGAGCACGCCGATCGTCGGGGCGCCGAAGAGGAAGGCGCCGTAGGCGATGGTCGACACCGAGGTGATGGCCCGGTTGCCCCGCCCGGGCACCTCGCCGGCGGCGGAGATCGCGGCCGGGAAGATCGTGGCCACGCCGAGCCCCCACATCAGCCCGCCGACCAGCGCCAGCGTGAGCGAGGAGGTCAGGGTGACGAGCAGGATGGCCGCGGCCGCCAGCACCGCCCCGGTGCGCACCACGGTGGCGCGCCCGAAGCGGTCGATGGCCGGGCCGCCGGCGAGCCGCCCGATCGTCATCGTCAGGTTGAAGGCGGTGAGGGTCAGCGCACCGAAGGCGGCGGGCGCCCCGTGCACGTCCACGAGCAGCAGCGCCAGCCAGTCGTTGGCCGACCCCTCGGCCAGGGCACCGGCGAGGCAGATGAGCCCGATGAGCACCTCGGTCGCGGTCAGCCCGCGCCGTTCTGGCTCGGGGGCAGCCCCGGACGATGCGCCGCCGTCGGGCACCGGCTCCGGATCCAGCACCTCCGGCGCCTCGGGCACGAAGCGGCTCGCCCCCCAGACCCCGGCGACCGCCGCCACCGCGGCGAGCACCGGCAGCTGGCCGAGCCCGATCCCCCACCACGCCGCGAGCGCGCTCGACCCGGCGCCGAGCACCGCACCCCCGGAAAAGGCGGCGTGGAAGTAGGGCATGAGCGAGCGGTGGCGCGACTGCTCGACATGGGTGCCTTGGATGTTCATGGCGACGTCCCAGACGCCGATGTTCATGCCGGTGAGCACGAGGATGCCGAGCAGCACCGGCACCGAGGGCGCGAGCGCCACCAGCCCCCACCCCAGGCACCCGAGCAGCACGGTGACGAGCACCACCCGGCGGGACCCGAAGCGGTCCACCGCCCGGCCGGTGAAGGGCATCGCGAGCAACGAGCCCAGGCCCATCCCCATGAGCACCAGACCCAGCTGTGCCTTGTCGGCACCGAGGTGGTCGCGCACGGCGGGGACCCGGGAGAGGGCCTGGCCCATGACATACCCCGAGCTCGCGAAGACCACGAGCACCGCGAGCACCGACCCGCGCACGTCCCGCTCCACGCGGTCCTCCTCCTCAGTCCCACGAAAATCCCCTGACGGACCAGCGTAGATGGTCCAGACTG encodes the following:
- a CDS encoding NADH-quinone oxidoreductase subunit C, whose product is MSADDTTRDDSAGDKVETGPETPNREPATQETTLDEEHAPSRTEGQKVDTGTAQETAGGSVPAAQSAGEPVTMARKQGMFGGSMGSDTSGYGGLDAPVLFPGAAERPYGSYFDEVVDALQAAAPQAVAAGLERVVVDRGELTLHVHRDHLQALVRPLRDDPRLRFEICTGVSGVHWPEQTGAELHAVYHFQSITHGVRRVRIEVTCPDDDPRIPSIVGIYPANDWHERETWDMFGIVFEGHPGLTRILMPDDWPGHPQRKDYPLGGIPVEYKGATIPAPDQRRSYT
- a CDS encoding NADH-quinone oxidoreductase subunit B, with translation MGLEDKIPGGIMLSTVEGLAGQLRQYSVWPATFGLACCAIEMMAVGTPDYDIARFGMERFAATPRQADLMIVAGRVSQKMAPVVRQVYDQMPNPKWVISMGVCASSGGMFNNYAIVQGVDHIVPVDVYLPGCPPRPEMLLNAILELQKQIREFKFSVNREAAARAAEAAAMKAMPTSEMKGLLA
- a CDS encoding NADH-quinone oxidoreductase subunit A yields the protein MDYHPYLPIIFFLFFGLLFAFGSVFGGGLLGRVTYNRAKAEAYECGIQPTPQAHEGGRVPVKYYLTAMLFIVFDVEVLFLYPFAVAFDQVGLFSVLAMLLFLVVVSVPFVYEWSRGGLEWD
- a CDS encoding geranylgeranyl reductase family protein, giving the protein MSEQVETADVIVVGAGPGGSSTAAYLASHGLDVLLLEKSTFPRDKICGDGLTPRAVRELIHLGVPIDEADGWHRTRGLRIIGGGMRLELDWPGNATFPPFGLVRTRQDLDETLARHAAARGARLLEGINVQTPVLDGRGHICGVQAKVMGPDGRATGERREFRAQVVVAADGNSSRLSLGMDRPKRDDRPMGVAVRAYYETPRHDDAYLESWLELWTKDARGERDELMPGYGWIFPLGDGTANVGLGILDTSEAFGTFDYRDVMRRWVETMPEGWGFSEETRQAPIRGAALPMCFNRQPLYDRGLLLVGDAGGMVNPFNGEGIAEAMEAGRHAAEVISAALARATPGEREAVLHSYTAAMKDALGGYYTLGRGFATLIGKPEIMRLAVKYGLPRRSLMRLLLKIMANLPQERGGGLDDRVINALSRMTPAA
- a CDS encoding demethylmenaquinone methyltransferase — encoded protein: MSPTRADLDKQPHEVARMFDGVARRYDLTNTVLSGGMDHLWRRAVVRAVGAAPGERVLDIAAGTGTSSEPYADRGVQVVPADFSLGMLTEGYRRRPDLPFTAADAMRLPFADDSFDVVTMSFGLRNVADVDAALREFRRVVRPGGRLVVCEFSRPVLPVFATVYRNYLMRALPRVARRVSSNPESYVYLAESIRAWPDQRALAQQVRAAGWEQVRWRNLSAGVVALHHAVAPVD
- a CDS encoding isochorismate synthase, which codes for MAVTRTLPRLRARTLAVDAPGDLLTRVPDEVDPRDVVAWLREGDGLVGWGRVAGVSATGPDRFREAETWWTQVRAAAVVEDEVRLPGTGLVTFGSFTFAADSRDESSLTIPRVVIGRRDGLAWVTQVVAEDEPWPVEHPAELLGRVNEDIEVADPLVESDGSVGAEDWPGVVAAAVRRIDQGEVDKVVLARDVTVRHREGRVVRVAPVLERLEKRYAATWTFAVSGLVGATPEMLVRLQGGKVRSRVLAGTIRRPNGIPAPDTDVPGTGDPAHPVDPRLRLVSSTKDLDEHDYAVRSVAEALAPHCSDLVVPEAPYVLELPDVYHLASDLIGTMHSEATSLRLAAALHPSAAVCGTPTEAAARVIGELEGMDRGRYAGPVGWMDGSGDGDWGIALRCGELADDRHSMRIFAGGGIVAASDPAAELAETEVKLTAMRHALGLTDA
- a CDS encoding GNAT family N-acetyltransferase; the encoded protein is MLTLRPPTAADETALRRMHEQLAVEGFDLLLAQGSWEEILAQVRREADGSDLPPGRVRADFLVAEAEGTPVGRVSIRHEVTPFLREVGGHVGYAVAPPFRRRGHATEILRQSVERLRGLGVGDVLVTCDDDNVGSARAIERCGGVLADLRTPPGGGMPKRRYWIPAPVVPLRRR
- a CDS encoding MFS transporter, with translation MERDVRGSVLAVLVVFASSGYVMGQALSRVPAVRDHLGADKAQLGLVLMGMGLGSLLAMPFTGRAVDRFGSRRVVLVTVLLGCLGWGLVALAPSVPVLLGILVLTGMNIGVWDVAMNIQGTHVEQSRHRSLMPYFHAAFSGGAVLGAGSSALAAWWGIGLGQLPVLAAVAAVAGVWGASRFVPEAPEVLDPEPVPDGGASSGAAPEPERRGLTATEVLIGLICLAGALAEGSANDWLALLLVDVHGAPAAFGALTLTAFNLTMTIGRLAGGPAIDRFGRATVVRTGAVLAAAAILLVTLTSSLTLALVGGLMWGLGVATIFPAAISAAGEVPGRGNRAITSVSTIAYGAFLFGAPTIGVLAEAIGLDRALFLVVGFLGLLLVLSPVMREKTAGRPGRAPATLG